One window from the genome of Pedococcus badiiscoriae encodes:
- a CDS encoding ParB/RepB/Spo0J family partition protein encodes MSEKRRALGRGLGALIPNAPTSPNGRPVDVFFPDQRPGATATIDAPVDAPERQADGSAGTEGSNGTAQSNVTADSNGTADSNGRASSDDSAPSAATDNPHGLAPVPGVSYGEIPVEQIRPNPRQPRSVFDEDDMAELVHSITEIGVLQPIVIRPIPAGQGPDQLGHAPDGVLYELIMGERRWRASQEAGRATVPAIVKETEDDDLLRDALLENLHRSELNALEEAAAYQQLLEDFGCTHDELAARIGRSRPQISNTLRLLKLPPLVARRVAAGVLSAGHARALLGLPDSAAMERVAQRIVAEGLSVRNVEEIVAVGGPDDVAKPRRPRAGNRHPQLDDLAARLSDRFDTRVNIALGQRKGKLTVEFASVEDLNRIVDMLGLDRSS; translated from the coding sequence ATGAGCGAGAAGCGCCGCGCACTCGGCCGGGGCCTGGGTGCCCTCATCCCCAACGCCCCGACCTCCCCCAACGGCCGTCCCGTGGACGTCTTCTTCCCGGACCAGCGCCCCGGCGCCACTGCCACCATCGACGCTCCCGTCGACGCCCCGGAACGCCAGGCTGACGGCTCCGCCGGCACGGAGGGCTCGAACGGTACGGCGCAATCCAACGTCACAGCGGACTCGAACGGCACGGCGGACTCGAACGGCCGGGCGAGCTCGGATGACTCGGCGCCCTCTGCCGCGACGGACAACCCGCACGGCCTGGCGCCGGTGCCCGGGGTGTCCTACGGCGAGATCCCGGTGGAGCAGATCCGCCCGAACCCGCGTCAGCCCCGGTCGGTGTTCGACGAGGACGACATGGCCGAGCTGGTCCACTCCATCACCGAGATCGGCGTGCTCCAACCCATCGTCATCAGGCCCATTCCCGCAGGTCAGGGGCCTGACCAGCTCGGCCACGCCCCCGATGGCGTCCTCTACGAGCTCATCATGGGAGAGCGTCGCTGGCGCGCCTCGCAGGAAGCCGGCCGCGCCACCGTGCCCGCGATCGTCAAGGAGACCGAGGACGACGACCTCCTGCGGGACGCCCTCCTGGAGAATCTGCACCGCAGCGAGCTGAACGCGCTCGAGGAGGCCGCGGCATACCAGCAGCTGCTCGAGGACTTCGGCTGCACGCACGACGAGCTGGCCGCCCGGATCGGCCGCTCGCGGCCGCAGATCTCCAACACGCTGCGACTCCTCAAGCTGCCCCCACTGGTGGCCCGTCGGGTCGCCGCCGGCGTCCTGTCAGCCGGTCACGCGCGCGCCCTGCTGGGGCTCCCGGACAGCGCCGCCATGGAGCGAGTGGCCCAGCGGATCGTGGCGGAGGGACTGAGCGTCCGCAATGTCGAGGAGATCGTCGCCGTGGGCGGACCGGACGACGTGGCGAAGCCGCGTCGCCCGCGGGCCGGCAACCGGCATCCGCAGCTCGACGACCTCGCGGCTCGGCTGTCCGACCGGTTCGACACGAGGGTCAACATCGCCCTGGGACAGCGCAAGGGCAAGCTGACGGTGGAGTTTGCCTCGGTCGAGGACCTCAACCGGATCGTCGACATGCTCGGCCTCGACCGCAGCAGCTGA